TGGCGGTGTTATCAGAGAGAATGAAAGTTTTATTGCAGTGGGAGACTCAAAAATAATAGCAGGTGATCATGTGGTTGTATTCTCAGGACCTGATGTAATCAATAAGGTAGAAAAGTTCTTTAACTAACTCAAGTTTCGCATTTGAATATAAAGAATTGACATTCGGAAACTTATTAAATGTCGAGTTGTGATAACATAAAGAAAATCAATAGTATAATAATTCCATAATGAATTGTTTCATACTTTGTGATTCTTAGTGTCTTAGAGCCTTCGTGGCTAATTATCAATATCTTGCCACAAAGACACCAAGGCACAAAGTAGCACTAAGAAAAAATACACAGAATTATTATGCGAAACTTGAGTTAACTAATCAGTTAGCTACAAATCATAAAAATCAACTCAAACAGTTGGTAATATTTTTATAAATACGATATTTGCATCAAATATTTTATTCTAAATGATCAAATTTAAACTAATTATAAATGTACTAAGTCGTCTGATTGTTCTTGTGGGGGTATTTATGCTTTTAAGTTTGGTACCTTCATTTTATTATCATTCAGGGGATCATATAGCATTTATTATATCTTCAATAATATCCATAGCATCAGGTTCTTTACTTTATTTTTTAACTCGGAACAACGACCATTCACCTGGGAAAAAAGAAGGATATTTTATAGCTACACTTGGATGGATAGTAATTTCGCTCTTTGGTTCACTTCCTTTTATATTAAGTGGAGCAATCCCTAGTTTTACTAATGCATTTTTTGAAACAATGTCAGGCTTTACAACTACAGGAGCATCCATACTTACAGAAATTGAATCATTACCAAAAGGGATTTTATTTTGGCGAAGTATAATTCAATGGATTGGAGGCATGGGAATAATTGTGTTAACAGTAGCAATAATTCCATTTCTCGGTATTGGTGGAATGCAACTATTTGTAGCAGAAGTACCAGGACCTACTCCTGACAAATTACATCCAAGAATTACACAAACAGCAAAAAGGTTATGGATTATTTATGTTATTTTTACGCTTGCTGAAACTATTTTGTTGAAAATTGCAGGAATGTCAATTTTTGATGCTGTAAATCATAGCTTTACAACAATGGCAACTGGTGGTTACTCTACAAAAAATGCTAGTATTGCTGCTTTTAATAGCCCATACATACATTATATTATTACCGTTTTTATGTTTATTGCCGGAACAAATTTTACACTTTCATACTTTGCATTTAACGGTAATTTAAAAAAACTTATAAAAGACGATGAGTTCAAAAATTATTTTTTACTCGTTCTTTCAGCAGGATTAATAATAGCAGCTATATTATATTTGGGAGGA
This window of the Bacteroidota bacterium genome carries:
- a CDS encoding TrkH family potassium uptake protein, with translation MIKFKLIINVLSRLIVLVGVFMLLSLVPSFYYHSGDHIAFIISSIISIASGSLLYFLTRNNDHSPGKKEGYFIATLGWIVISLFGSLPFILSGAIPSFTNAFFETMSGFTTTGASILTEIESLPKGILFWRSIIQWIGGMGIIVLTVAIIPFLGIGGMQLFVAEVPGPTPDKLHPRITQTAKRLWIIYVIFTLAETILLKIAGMSIFDAVNHSFTTMATGGYSTKNASIAAFNSPYIHYIITVFMFIAGTNFTLSYFAFNGNLKKLIKDDEFKNYFLLVLSAGLIIAAILYLGGGLNPEKSIRDSIFQVVSIVTTTGFVTANYEHWGLFATIFIFILMFVGGSAGSTGGGMKIIRLLLLIRNTKMEFKRLIHPRAVVSVRFNAKVVPNEVILNILSFFFLYILIFVFSSLVMIILGLDFYTAIGSVAASLGNIGPGIGDVGAVGNYAEIPIFGKWFLSFLMLLGRLELFTVLILFTKIFWKK